The window ACGGTTCGGCAAACTTCGGCGATTCCTTGCTCACGTCAAACGCATCGCGGGCTCGCTTCGAGGTGATGATTGAGTGAGCTTGTTCCGAGAAGCGATCGAGGCCGGTCAGCAACTGGCTGTCCTTCTCGACCTTGGCAAACGTGCGATCGAGATCCGAAAGCAAATTCTGGCGGCGTTCAACTTCTTCAATGGTCAAACCATTGCCCAGCGAAATGCCGCGCACGCCGTATTGCTGACCCGGCTTAGGAGCGGCCGTGGTGTTTAGCGGGGCGTATTGCACGCCGAGGAAGCCGGTCCGCTGGTTGCTGTTGGGAATGGCGACGAACGGCGGCAGATCTTTTGGTCCGCCGAGTTCCTTGGTCACGACCGCGCCGTAGCCGGGATACTCGAGCGACTGAATCGGCCGGTTGCCGGTGTTCACGTATTCGGTGCCTAATTGGTGAGCGCCCAATGTGTGCGACACGCCGCGGAGCACGCAGAACTTATCGGCCTGGGCGGCGAGCTTCGGCAGGTGTTCCGAAATCTCCACGCCAGAAGCAACCGTCTTAATCGGGTTGAACGTGCCGCGATATTCGGCCGGCGCATCGGGCTTGAGATCGAAGGTGTCCATGTGCGACGGACCACCGGTGAGATTGATGAAGATCGCACTCTTGGCGGTTGCCTTGGCAACTTCGCCGGCGGCAGACAGGCGGAGAAAGCCGGAAAGATTCAGGCCGAGCGCTCCCATGCCGAGAGCACCGACGCGGAGAAAGTCGCGACGCTGAACGCCATCACAGGTTCGAGAAGCAGCCATGGGGACATTCCTTGATTGGGAGGTTGGTGGTTCGATGTTCTTAGTTCGTGGTTCTTAGTTCTTTGTCTTCAATCTGCGATCCGCAATCGCTTAATGATTGACAATAAATTCCTTGGTGTTGATCAGCGTCCAAAGCAAACCCTTGGCGCCTTCGAGGGGTGAGGTCGAGTCGGCGAGGAATTGCTGGCAGCGGGTCATTTCGTCGTCGGTGGGATAACGGCTGACGGTTCGCAGATAGATTTGCTTTACCAGCGTGGCCGGATCGACATTCACTCCCTCGGGCGTGGCAGCGACGGCGGCTTTTTCTTTTTCTGATCGCTTCAGCTCGGCGAGACGTTCTTCGATTCGCTTGGCTTGCTCTTCGTCTTTTTCCTTCTTGGCCCGTTGCAGGCGAACCGTCAACTTGGCGAGTTCTTTATTGAGATCTTCGCTCCGTACGTCCTTGCCATCCTTCGGCTTTTTCGCGCTGAGTTTGATCTGATCGATCCAAGTGTCGCGACCGCCGCTGACGGCTTGCAGCACTTGGCTGTCGTTCTGCAGGAAGACGGTTTGCAGCAGGCTGGCGTCCATCGAGCGATCGCAATCGCAATTGCTCTCGCGAGTCGAACGGCCAAAGACTTGCAGGCCGAATGCGGCGTTACCGGCCGAGTTGCCTTGGGCGCGAGCGCTCGAGCTGGCGATGGCAATCGCGCGGCCCTTAAGTTCGTTGCGCGACTGAGCGGCCTTGGCGTCGGAAGCCGTCGCGACGGTGATCGCATCGTAAGCGACTTCGGCGGGCAAGCGGCGAGGAATGGCGCGGGCGAAGTTGCGTTCGTCCTTGCCGTTGGTTTCGTTCGGCTGCCAGCTGCGCTGGTAGGTGGCACTGGCGATGATCTCGCGATGGAGCCACTTCATGTCGAACTCGTGGTCGAGGAAGCCTTGCGCGAGATAGTCGAGCAACGGCCGATTGCTCGGCGGGTTCGCCAGGCTCATATCATCTGGCGGTTCGACAATGCCGACGTTGAAGTAGTTGGCCCAGACGCGATTGACAAAAGCCTTGGCGAAGAACGGGTTGTCCTTGCTCCGCATCCAGTCCATCAGCGGCACGCGGGCATCGGCCACGCCGTTGAGATCGATCGTTTCACCGCCAAGGACGCGGGCAGAAGCGCCAGCGGCTGGCGCCCGATTCTTGCCGTTGTCTTTGTCCTTGTTATTGTTGCGAGCCGGAGCGGTCGGCTTGACCACAAAGACTTCGCCAAAGGGAATGGTCTTCCCTTCCTTGAGGATGTCAGGCAACTTGCGGCGGAGGTCGTTCCCCTTCAGCGTTTTGTCGTCGAGGCCGGTACCGGCCATGATTTCTTTGTATTGTTCCTGGGTTTCTTTATCGCGGGCACCGGCCTGATTGAACTGCACGCGGGTGAAGAACGTCTTGAAGGCGTCGAAGTCGGCTTTCGACCATTGATCGAACGGGTGCTTGTGGCACTGGGCACATTGAATGCGAATGCCGAGGAAGGTGTAAGCCATGCCGATGGCCCGCTCCTCCGGTTGGCGGTAGTTGTTGCGAGCCCAGTAGTAGGGCATGGTGGGGCGTTCGGCAAAGGTCTCTTTCGAGTCACCCTTGTACATCACGCTCAGCTCTTCGCAGTAGGTCTTGTAGTCTTGACCCGGCTTGCGACTCTGGCCGAGGACGATCCCTTCGGCGATTTGATCGTAGGGGGTGTTCTCGACCACTCGCTTGTAAATCCAGTCGTACCATTCTTGCGATGGAGCGGCGCGAACGGGCGAGACGTTGTTGAGTTGCGTTTCGTTGTTGCCGGTGAAGTCGCAGAGCTTGGTCGTCCACCAGGCCGCATAGGCCGGCGAGGCGAGGAGCTCTTCGACTTTTTCGGCACGCTTGTTGGGCGATTTGTCGCCGAGGAAAGCTTCTACTTCGGCAGC is drawn from Anatilimnocola floriformis and contains these coding sequences:
- a CDS encoding DUF1501 domain-containing protein, giving the protein MAASRTCDGVQRRDFLRVGALGMGALGLNLSGFLRLSAAGEVAKATAKSAIFINLTGGPSHMDTFDLKPDAPAEYRGTFNPIKTVASGVEISEHLPKLAAQADKFCVLRGVSHTLGAHQLGTEYVNTGNRPIQSLEYPGYGAVVTKELGGPKDLPPFVAIPNSNQRTGFLGVQYAPLNTTAAPKPGQQYGVRGISLGNGLTIEEVERRQNLLSDLDRTFAKVEKDSQLLTGLDRFSEQAHSIITSKRARDAFDVSKESPKFAEPFGGDTFGMSCLLATRLIESGVRFVTLTLGGWDTHQNNFTNLKTKQLPQLDTGVAALLNGLHQKGLLDSTAVFVTGEFGRTPKINSRSEEGGRDHYPRCMFMLLAGGGVKGGQVIGESDEKAAMPKNEAITPDDVAATFYHTLGIDHTREYHTNTGRPIMIVRDGHVIRKALS
- a CDS encoding DUF1549 and DUF1553 domain-containing protein, which produces MRFVSWLTTARPLAISAMLFGASLATAAEEVQQPISERFQKAATAEADGDEVPDFQKHVSPLFGRLGCNGRSCHGSFQGRGDFRLSLFGYDFKADHDALLDAKRPRVNTEKIDESLILAKPTDADFHEGGERYKKGSWQHHVLRRWIAGGAKYSAKDVQKLVQLEVSPKEIQFTKAGDVAQLRAVAVWPNGVREDVTPLCRFVTNNEQVAKINENGKVTATEAGDTHVVISYDNAVVPIPVIRPVSPLAGKHYPKVSTPTQIDKLVVEKLQKLGVVPSEVAGDAEYLRRVSLDLTGTLPTAAEVEAFLGDKSPNKRAEKVEELLASPAYAAWWTTKLCDFTGNNETQLNNVSPVRAAPSQEWYDWIYKRVVENTPYDQIAEGIVLGQSRKPGQDYKTYCEELSVMYKGDSKETFAERPTMPYYWARNNYRQPEERAIGMAYTFLGIRIQCAQCHKHPFDQWSKADFDAFKTFFTRVQFNQAGARDKETQEQYKEIMAGTGLDDKTLKGNDLRRKLPDILKEGKTIPFGEVFVVKPTAPARNNNKDKDNGKNRAPAAGASARVLGGETIDLNGVADARVPLMDWMRSKDNPFFAKAFVNRVWANYFNVGIVEPPDDMSLANPPSNRPLLDYLAQGFLDHEFDMKWLHREIIASATYQRSWQPNETNGKDERNFARAIPRRLPAEVAYDAITVATASDAKAAQSRNELKGRAIAIASSSARAQGNSAGNAAFGLQVFGRSTRESNCDCDRSMDASLLQTVFLQNDSQVLQAVSGGRDTWIDQIKLSAKKPKDGKDVRSEDLNKELAKLTVRLQRAKKEKDEEQAKRIEERLAELKRSEKEKAAVAATPEGVNVDPATLVKQIYLRTVSRYPTDDEMTRCQQFLADSTSPLEGAKGLLWTLINTKEFIVNH